The following nucleotide sequence is from Salvia miltiorrhiza cultivar Shanhuang (shh) chromosome 7, IMPLAD_Smil_shh, whole genome shotgun sequence.
GGAGGAAGAGATGCAGTTGCTGAATAAAGCTACTAACTCAAAGATGTTCTGGTTTAGTTTTCTATCAATTCTTGTTTGCCTATCTGTAGCTGGACTGCAGCTATGGCATTTGAAGTCTTTCTTCGAGAAGAAGAAGCTTATCTAATGTGCTTTTTGAGTAATTTATTAGCATTTCTGAGTACTGTACAATTACTTAGAGAAGAGATTAAATACATTTTTGATTCGATATGGTAACAGAACTGTAATAAAATTCCATTTGGTGTTATAGGGGGTTTTATTGAGCTGAGTGAGAACTActactatattataatattaatattaatatttcagACGACAAATTTTCTACTAGACAATTGGGATACTAGTATTGAATGTgatttgcaatttttttaaaaaaatttggtgTTTATATATCATGGGCAAAAGTTAAAAATCAAagtattttttcttttgagagagaaaagatgATGAAATTCTCTGAACGGTTTTTCACTGGAATTTCGTAATATCGGTACTTTCTTTAAAGATTtggaatactccctccgttctatgaagcatgacacacttcttttcttTAAAGATTtggaatactccctccgtcctatgaagcatgacacacttcttttcggcacggaaattaagaaattgatattttgtgtgttaaatgtggtaagtgaaaaagtaaaatgtgaataaaagggtaaattttttgtcatttttaaaaacgtgtcatgcttcgtgggacagaccaaaaaagaaactgtgtcatgcttcgtgggacggagggagtatttcgtTATGGACCTTTTTCAGAAATTAGGAGCTTTCTCATTAGTGCAGTAACAAGAATAATTGTCTCCATATTCCTGGAATAGccaaagttttaataaaataatgtatttattcatttttctttatctgCATGTATTTGTATATACGAGCTTTACAAACTTGAATATATCAGACAGAATCCCAAGAGAGAAACCAGAATATGAGCTTTACAATTtgaataaatttcaaaattcactcCATCAAACTGTTGAATATATCAGCCACAACCGgtgtaaaaatcaaataaattaagaaaGATAAACAACATGACTATTGGAGTTACTAATGGGTGTAAGAAGTTGGGGAACCTGACAACATAAGCATTTGCGAGATGAAGATTCCCCAATGTCAAAAATAAACTTCATACAGCTGAACAAGTGTAGCTAACCTTTGCTGTAATCTATTCACAAACCCACACGTTCTGCTGCAAATTGAAACAGAGAAATTAGTTTGCGTACATACAAATGAGCAGCTCAGCTAAGATGAAAAGAGGTGCCAGTGATGATCAGATGGCAGCGCTTCCTTAATCTTTTCAAGTCTCTTCAAAATCTCCAAGAAGGGAGGTCTCTGATTCATGTCTGGTGCCCAGCACTGCTCCGTTAGCCTAAAGAAAAAATCGAATGAGAATATAAGTACTCATGTACTCTGCCTCAGATTATAAGGATGGTGAACTCAGTCATTTCATGTCAAAGCAGATATAGGAAACAACAATGTATGCCTTGTGGCTACTTGCTCCTCAAAAACCAACATTACAGGAAGGTGCAAATCCTTGTGTGTAggttcataaaaatatatatctcAAGAAAAGCATCTTTTGCTGAAGTCTGATCTTCTGTGACTAAACATTGCTATGATTATCCAAGGTCTACAGTTCAAGGAACGCTTCTAGCATTGTTCTAATGACAGTGAATAATATATTGTCTATGTTCATGTCAACATGCAGCAATCTCATCagatttcttttataaaaaatgaaattctttaatattttaccCATTTGTGCTTATTACATGAGCTGTTACCATCCTCATTTCATATATTGCTAGTTCACTATTTCATATCCAGAGCTACTTACTCTCTCAATTCAGGTGTGTAGCCTTTTGCCCTAAACATTGGTCTGTGTCCTTCAGACACATATCTGGCAGCTTCATATGGTTCATAAGCCGACATTGGTGGCTCACCTTCAAGCATCTGCAATGGTATAACCCTTCATGTTGGATTTGACGACACACAAATACCTCATATAATTTTCTTGttggattaaataaaataaaaatacctcATATAGTATCATTGCGAAAGAGTACACGTCAACTTTCTTATCATACTTCCGGTGCTTGAAAACTTCGGGCGCCATATAACGATCTATTGAAATCACAGAGAAAGGTAAACTGTTAAGGACAAACCATAACTTCCAGCAGTGAATGAAAAGCATTTCTAAATAGTTACTCACAGCTTCCAGTCTCGCCAGTCAATTTGTACACATCGTGAGAATGTTGCACCTTTATGAGCTTGCTTAACCCAAAATCTCCTACTTTTAGATGGTCGGCACTTGAGTTGACAAGAAGAACGTTCCTGGAAACAAACCATACACAGATATTGCCTTGGAAGCTTAGAAGGGAAGCAGGAAACCTCTGGGTTCATCATAGAGATTTATAAAATCATTCACACTAATTGTCGACATGTATTTTGTGTGATACAATAAGAGGCAGCATAATGTAGATGTATTAAGAAGCTCATTTACACTTTTACCACCATAAAAGCAACTAACCTTGGCTTCAAATCTCTGTGTATTATAACATTTGGCTCACTGTGGAGATAAGCCATGCCTCTGCCCAAAGAAAAATTGCCAAAATCAGATTATTATGCTACAAATTCAATGTATCTAACAGATGTTTCTCTCTCATGCAACAAAATTGAAGGACTAGTCTTTCCAAAGTAATAGATTCAGCGGTTGAAAAATGGATGATGCTTCAAACTGATTTTCTTTACAAAACAGCGTGAAAgattaataattaaatcaaataccTGGCAATATCTAGTGCAAAATTGACCGCAGTTGATGGACTGAGGGACCCTTTTCCCTTTAGATGCTGATGCAGATCACCCTATAAACGATTATAAAACAGGGCTGAGATCATATGAACTTTCCATATTTGAAAAGATATATTTCCAACAAGGATAGTACCCCTCTCAAGTATTCTGTAACCAACATTAAGGGCTTCCTTTCAGTAACAGCTCCTAAAAACTGGACAATATTTGGATGACGAAGCTTCACAAGCAAATTGACCTCATGCCTGAAGTCCTGGCTGAATTTAGAGCAAGAGATAACTATCTGAATGTTAGGAAGAAAAGGCCAGAAGTAACATATAATGTGGTGTCAACTCAAAAACTTCAAATTAATGCATTGAATGGCCAAACTAAAAGAAATTGCACACTCTTTAAAACAAGTTCTGACCCAGAAGCTTATATGCCACTGTTGTATGAGCACAAGCTCCATTCAGGAATCAGAAAATGCATGAAAAAGCACACTAGTCATTGTATTTAGAATTGAACAATTGAAAGGAAGTTTCACACTGTAAAAATGTGATCATTACTAAGGAAGATTGCGAGACATACATCACCAATTTATCATCTGAAAGGTTGGGCAGGATGCGTTTGACAGCGACAGGTGTTCCTCGCCAACCCGCTTTTAGTATCTCCCCGAAAGAGCCCTAAAAATATATGTTGTCATCAGCAAAGAGCTTTCAGAAATGTTTGAAAAACAAGAGCAATGCTTTCCAAATTATGATCTACAAAGAAATTGTTGATTTCATATGGTGTAGCAATCTCTTAAAGTGTTAGCAAATAGGCTTGTTGCTTCAAGCAGTAAACATTCATTAGTATTCTGCAAATGAATTCAGACCTTCCCTATCAGAGTCGAGCTTGCGAAGTCTAGCTCAGAAGGCTCGATTTCCCAGTCGCACTTATTAGGTAGAGGGGGTGCAACAGGCCTTGGCTCAAAATGGCTTCCACTCTGGCCCTGCAATATGCCCCACTCGAGAATCAAGCTAAGAAACTATAGAATGGGTTCAAAAGAGTAAGATGAGAAAAACATAAACACTAAATCATTCTAATAATTCAGCCATCTCATCTTATCAAATGATGGTTCATTTAGGTCAGCCAGTATCGACCATAAAAATGATGATATCCCATGATATCAATGTCCAGTTCCAAGGATTGTTGAGAAATGGAAAAGCTCCGACTTAACATCAAGATATAAGGTAAAAGGGGGAACAGAGGATATCAGCAAATGCTTAAACCAAATAATATCCAATAAAATCTTTGTGCATTCAGAAACAAGTCTTGCCGAAAACCCTTCACAAAAAATCTTCAAGATTGTaagtttaaaaataataaagggaGGAACTTACATAAGACAGCCCTCCATACGACTTTAGTAATACAATGATCCGAGATCTTTTTGCTCCTTCAGCATCAGCTAAAGGCTGTTATGGCGATTACAAAATTCAGATAGAAAAACTCAGTCATTCAGTGGAGAAATATCAGATAATATTTTCAGCAAAAGAAATGCATATCACGAGTCAAATACAATTGAAACAGACAGTATCAAAccaaaaaatgagagaaaaagaaaaagatatctTCATAAAAGGGCAGTATCAACTCACTCTGAATCAATCAGACCAACAGAATTATGAATAAAAAACTCGGAAACAGAAAACTCCCCCGAAATCAACTCACAGATGCACTCAACATTTACCCAAGCACGCCATCCCAAATTCCCAATTCACCCATCAAAAGCTGCATGCACAAATTAAGATAAAACCCTCACCGTGTTCCTCCATCGATCCTGCGCGTTAACGTCAGCTTCGTACTCGAGAAGACACTTGGCAACGTCGACCCAGCCGTGGATCGCCGCGACGTGGAGAGGAGTCCGATTATCGTAGTCTCTGGCGTTCACCAGCGAGGGATCCTCCTCCAAAAGCCTTCTCACGGCCGCGAGGTCGTTTTGATGTGCGTGCCACAGAATCAGAGACGTCCTGCTCACCCGcgccttctccttcttcttctccctctCCGCCGGTGCTACGCCGCCGGAGCTGCCGCTGCTCCCGCTCATCGGCCGGAATTTTCCGCGATAGATTTTTTCCGATGGTCTTCGGCACTTCAGTTTCTTAGTCTCGCGCCCCTCAGATTTTAATGATCAACGGAAAAACTGATTTTTGTTAAAGatctaaaaacaaataaaattgaaaaacaatATAGTATGTAAAAATGGATTTTCCTTAGAACTTAAGCTTGCAAAAAGAAAAGGACaccaaattaatatatttggaAATTATGACTAAACGTTATGGATCACTTGAAAAACTATTGGAATTGGAAAATGGTCGCATGTCTATATAATGTGTAAATACATTACACtcctacattttttttctttaatgaaGTTGACTATATTttaacaatattaaaataaaaattgacttTTTCATAGTCGTAGTATTGTGAAGATATGTATAGTTGACAATTTTAAAACCAAAATGGaattccctaaaaaaaaaaacaaaaaaaacaaaatggaATTGCTTCTCCTTACGAGAGTTATATAGTGGGAGTATTGTTTTAGAATAATTCAACAACTCTTTGCTATAAAGATAACGATCacaaaattaataatgaaaaaaaataggtTCGGATGAGATTTTCGAGATCGTGTAAAAGTGAAAAGAGACTAGATTAAGCTTGGAGTAAGAAATAAGAATATACCCAAAATACTATAGAAATACTCTCCGAGAAACTTCCTATtacctaaaaaaataaaaacctaTGAAACCATTAATTATCTGCCTTTTATTTATACTAACACAAAGAACACGTAcgttaattaatattattttaattggtaATCTATtgcttaaatttttttattaaatcattacttttattagataatttattgaatggatatatttatttataagccttatta
It contains:
- the LOC130995802 gene encoding serine/threonine-protein kinase VIK-like yields the protein MSGSSGSSGGVAPAEREKKKEKARVSRTSLILWHAHQNDLAAVRRLLEEDPSLVNARDYDNRTPLHVAAIHGWVDVAKCLLEYEADVNAQDRWRNTPLADAEGAKRSRIIVLLKSYGGLSYGQSGSHFEPRPVAPPLPNKCDWEIEPSELDFASSTLIGKGSFGEILKAGWRGTPVAVKRILPNLSDDKLVIQDFRHEVNLLVKLRHPNIVQFLGAVTERKPLMLVTEYLRGGDLHQHLKGKGSLSPSTAVNFALDIARGMAYLHSEPNVIIHRDLKPRNVLLVNSSADHLKVGDFGLSKLIKVQHSHDVYKLTGETGSYRYMAPEVFKHRKYDKKVDVYSFAMILYEMLEGEPPMSAYEPYEAARYVSEGHRPMFRAKGYTPELRELTEQCWAPDMNQRPPFLEILKRLEKIKEALPSDHHWHLFSS